The region CCTGAGCACGGTCCTCGTCTCACTCAACCATGAGGGAGCGGGGGGGCCTGACATCAGTACACACACAGGTGACCCATGCGGACTACACGCCACGGTGCAAATGCGTGCAGTGGGCAGTCAGGGGGCGCTTTCTTCAGAGAAGGTGCCAGGCAGTGTCAAGGATGGGCATCTTGGCCAGCTGCCAGGGCTAAGGGATGAGAGCATGGATGAGGCATGGCAGGCCACCTGAGGAGTCTGGGTTCTGAGCACAATGGGAAGCCTGCAGTTGTGAGCAGATGGAGCCAAACCGGCACGTCTGTTAAGAGATTACTTTGGTGGAGAATGGCTCCTGTGAGGGCAGAGGTGAAGCCAGGAGATTGGAAATGTGTGTGCAGGTGGGAAACACGGAGCTTTGGAGGAGACACTGGGGGCCAAGGGCAAGTCTCTGGAGCTGCTGCTGTGCCTTCCGAGTGTGGACCCCCAGCCCACGCCGGTTGACCACTCCACCATGTAGGATGTGCAGCTCCTCACCCAACTTCAGACAGCCTTCTAAGAGCCAGGCAGGTCTGGTTCCTGTGCTTCTCTGCCAGGGAAAACCTGGCTCTCATGGGTGCTGTGTTCTCAGGGTCTGCTCTCCGCCACTCtctcgccccctccccgccctctcCTGGCACACAGAAGCCCCTAGTGCTGCTCCTGTGAACGCTGTGCCCACACTCGCCACCACGCTTGTCTACACTGACACAAGCAATCACCAGGGGGAGGAAGGTGGTTTTCTCTCAGGctgggtgacctcaggcaagtctcCCCAtgcctcaggttcctcatttgTAACAGGGAGAGAAACACCCAGCTCAGGGCTCTCACAAGGATCACATGAATTATCATACAAGTGTCAGCTGGTGTTATTAGCGTTTTCAGGTACAAACCACCTCCACACTCCCACAGCACAGCCAGGAACCACCAGTGCCCCAGCTGGCCTCCGTCTGCACCCTCAGGGCTGGAACTCGGGGCAGTGGCAGCAGGACGGCCGGGGAGTGCAGCTGGGCTGACAGCAGACCTGCAGGGCGGGGTCCTCGCCCCGGGCCATCTGGCTGGGCCCGAAGGTCATGGCAGCATCAAATTGGGCCTTGAGCAGCTGAAGTTGCTTCAGTGCCTGCAGCGCCTCTGGAGCGACCTCATCCACACCCCCCAGAAGGTTGTAGTTCTCACCAGGGTCCTCAGACAGGTCAAAGAGCAGCGGGGGCTCATGGGCAGTCAGAGGACTAGAGGCGTGGCAGGCAGGGTCCGCAGTGGTGTCGCTGTGGACAGAGCCTGGGAGGGGGGGGCACACACCTGTGCACCGGGCAGGGGGCTGGGCTcgggggctgggaggggtggggggggctgggggagaggaggtTACCCTGGGTAAAGAAGTGTGCCTTGTACTTCCCGCTCCGCACAGCATAGACCCCTCGGACCTCATCCGGGTAGGCCGAGTAGAAGAAGAGGGTGTGCCGGGGGCTCTGGGGGCAGAGTCAGGGGGTCTGCACATGCCCAGCACTGTCTGCTCCATGCTGGGCCCTGGGCATGCAGTGGCTCCCTGCCCACCCAGAAGCCCCCGGCCGGCATCACTAGGATGCAGTTTGACAGAGGGTTCACCTGGCCCTAGGGACTTCAGGGGCTGCCCACACTCACTCCTGGGGAGGGTGagtggctggtgggggtggggggaagggaggtcAGGATGGGGGTCAGGGAGCTGTGGCTATGTGCTCACGGGCCCTACCTTGCCGGTGCCCAACAGCAGGGGGCTGAGGTCAACGCCATCCAAGGTGATGTTGGGCAGCGGGGCCCCCGCCAAGGCGGCCAGGGTGGGAAGCAGGTCCAGGGAGCTGGCCAGCTCATGGGTCACACCTGGGAGTAGAGGGCTGTACAGTCACTCCATTTGTGATTAGGGCTGGGAAGATGAGACCAAGAGTCCAGGAGCAGAAGGCCTGAAAACTGACCGGGAGCGATGTGACCTGGCCAGAAGGCCAAGGCAGGCTCTCGGACGCCCCCTTCGAAAGTGGTTCCCTTTCCGCATCGCAGGAGGCCAGAGCAGCCACCGTGGGACATCCGCATCGTCTCAGGTCTGGGACACACAGGGAGGACgtcagcaatgagaagcccagggtTTCCAGCCTGCCTCAGGGACCCCAGCCCCAGACTGATTAAGTCACACATTTTGCCCAGAAATGGCCAGCATATGCCTGTCCACTCCCTGTCCTCCCAAGACCAGCACCTATATGTACTCACAGCCGCCAGCCTCGCACATGCACCTGGGTGTCACCATATGTGGCCAACAACTCCCGAGACCCCCTTAGCCCACTAAGTTCTTGGCCAGCGTCAACATGGGAAGACCCAGGGCCCTGTGGGGGGTCAACCAGCACCCCTCTGCCTCTGCCGAGTACCCGTTGTCCGCAGTGAAGAAGACGAGCGTCTCTCCGAGCAGCCCCAGGTCCCCCACAGCTGTCATCAGGGCTCCCACAGCTGCATCCAGCTCCATCAGGGAGTCCCCAAATGGCCCTCGGCCTGAGTGCCCTGGAAAGCTCTGCCCACTGAACTGGGGGTAGTGGGTGTGCTGGGGATGGAGACCGGAGTTAGCACCAGGTAGGGGTCATGGGGAGCCCGGGCGGAGGGGCCACGGTCACTCACATGGGAGGCGTAGTACAGAAAGAATGGGCGGCCTTGGCGTTGGGCATCAGTCATGAGGTCACGGGCAAAAGCCACGTAGCGGGCCTCGAGTCCAGGCAGCCAAGGGGGCTGTGCCTCCACCGACAGGTTGGCCAACAGTGGGACAGGGACGAGGCCCTGGTCACAGGTGCCATCGCAGGGGGTGGCCGGCGGGAAACAGGTCAGGTTCTGGCAAGGGCCCTGAGAGAGCAGCTCCTTTAGCGGTCTAGACTGTGGGGTGGGGCTCTGGGGTCAAGGGGAAGGATCCTGGTGGTTCCTACCTGGTCATGGGAGTACGGGATGCCCAGGAATCGATGGAAGCCGTGGTGGGGGGGCAGAAAGGCtccctcaggccccaccccaagGTGCCACTTGCCAGCTATCCCTGTGAGGTAGCCTTGGGCAGCCAGGACCTCAGCCaaggtcacctcctccaggggcaGGCCCCCTCGGGAGCTGGGCTCCAGAACTCCAGGGTACAAGCCCATTCGAACTGGGAGTCGGCCGGTCAGGAGGGCAGCCCTACAAGGCAAGTCAGAGTCCGTGCGACACAGCAAAACCGAGATGCATAcaagaaggggagagaggagaaaaacagagagataTGAATTTCTCCATAGAGACAGAGACCCTGCTCCTCCCTCTGCACTCCAGAGTGAATCTGGGAGGAACTAAATGGTCAGGGGTGAGGGCTGCCGGTTTCCTTCCTCACCGCGAGGGTGTGCACAGAGACACAGGCACATAGAAGTCGGTGAACCGAAGACCCCCTGCGGCCAACTGGTCCAGATTGGGGGTGGTGGAACTGGGGTGCCCATAGGAGCCCAGGTCCCCGTAGCCTAGGTCATCAGCAAAGATCAGCAGGATGTTAGGTGGGCTGGCAGCAGCCAGGCCTGCGGCCAAGGCCAGAGTGAGGGTCCATAGAGCCTCCATGGCTCAGCGCACAGACAGGCCTGTAACAGAGACCCTTGGGAGAGAAGGCAAACTGGCCCCCACAAGCTCTAACCCCGAGACCCCAGATTCGAGCACTACCCACCCCCAGACCCGGACATTAACCTCCCCCAAGAGCCCAGGCTCAGGCACTACCCTCCCAGACTCAAATACTCCCTCGACGGAGACAACTCCTTTCCAGCTGACTCGGCACCCGGAGACCCTCGACCGCAACAAAACCCAGGAGCCTGTAGCCTGGGATCTAACTCCCTGGAGACCCTCAAGGGCCAGGACACCTTCAGACTCTCAGGCGGAGATCTGACCCTCTTCTGCGAAAGGTCCCGCCTAGGCTCGTGGTCAGGGGGCAGAAATCCCAGAACACTGACCCGCGGGGGCCCACGAAGCGGAACAAAGGCAGTTTAGGACCGAGGAGGGGGCAAGTGCGGGACACCGGGCAGCCGGGCCCTCCTCAGGCGCTTCCGCctcggcccggcccggccccgcccagCCCCTTGACCCGTGACTCCCGCGCGGCCCGCCCCGGGGCGGGGCACGGCGCTGGGAGGGGCGGGCCGAGCGGAAGGGGCGGAGCACGGGGTTGAGGGGGGGCGCGGAAGGGGCGGGGCACGGGGCTGAGAGGGCGGGCCGCGCGGAAGGGGCGGGGCAAGGCgctgggaggggcggggcctgttCCGACCAGGAGCGTAGCGGGGTCTCGGCTGGGCGGCAGGCGGCGGCTGCGCCCAGGTTTGCGCCCCGAGGCCTTTGGCGCTGGAGGCGGGCGCGCGCGTGAGGTGCGCGCAGGACGGATCCTAGTATTGGGGCTCGGCGCGCTAGTGTTCCTTAAAGGCCCTGAGCCTGGAGAGTGTCGAATGAACAAATCGAAACGGAAACCGTGGAGTCCGCGGGCTGCTGGCTTTTCCTTCAACGCTATGTTTGGTGTTTTCTTAAGACAGATCAAAAATTCTTTCCAACCTTTCCCCCTCCAttcgtgtatatgtgtgtgtgtgtgtgtgtgtgtgtgtgtgtgtgtggtgtgtttgtggtgtgtgtgtgggggggtgtggtgtgtgggtgtggtgtgtgtgtgtgtgcggggtgtgtgtgtttgtggtgtgtgtgtgcggggtgtgtgtgtggggggtgtggtgtgtgtggagtgtgtgtgtggtgtgtgtgtgtgtttgtggtgtgtgtgtgttgtgtgtgtgtatgcggtgtgtgtgtgtgtatgtggggtgtgtgtgtgtgtttgtgtgtgtgtgtggtgtgtgtgtgtgtgtgtgtgtgtgggtgtgtttgtggtgtgtgtggtggtgtgtgtgtgtgtgtgcggggtgtgtgtggggtgtgtgtgtttgtggtgtgtgtgtgtgtgcggggtgtgtgtgtggggggtgtggtgtgtgtgtgtggggtgtgtgtggggtgtgtgtgtttgtggtgtgtgtgtgtgtgcggggtgtgtgtgtggggggtgtggtgtgtgtgtgtggggggtgtgtgtgtgtggtggaggggtgTGGTGGGGCATCTGGGGGGTGGTGTCTTCTCTGTATCCGGGTCACACCAATGGGAAGGACTCATCCAAAGCGATGACGGAGGTGGCTCCATCACTGGACAGCCTTGTACGAATGACTTCACAGTTTTGGTCCCCAGATTGTTTACCTGTTTCAAAGTAAGAGAGCGCACCGGGAGGCGGTTAGCTGGGTATCTTACTCAGTGCAACCAAACACCCCAAGATCAGTGCCTCCCTGAGAGTGCCTCCCCGCAGCAGCTCCCCTAGGACATCTCTTCCCTGGAACCCTCCCCAGGGCAACTCTCTGGCCTCAGGCTCCCCAACAGGGTCAGACCTCAGGACCAGCAGGATGTGGGCTGCTGTTGCGGAGGGTTTCTCATATTTCCTGCCTCTGGAGCCAGTGGGAGCGTGGACAGAGTCCTTGAAAGGCCTCTGGTCACTGGGGTGCGGCCAAGACACAGCTTCCACTGAAGCCCAGCTGTGGAGCTGGCATTTTGCTGGTGAAAGATGAAAGCTACGACTAGAGGCAGTAGGAAGGAGCAAAATTTGAAGGGCAGGGACTCCCTGAGACGGGGCTGGGCTCCAGGCTGCTGCTGGCCTCGTTGGGAATGGAAGGGGCTCCTGTGAACCATCCCCGTGGTGTCACACTCCAGTACCGTTTCTGTGCCTGTGCGTGGGAGCAGTATGGGGTGGGTGGCCAGGACAGAAAGTTTTTCCATGGCCCAGAAATCTTTGAACCTGTAATTGGAACTATCACAGCTGGTTGGCGCTGTGAATTGGAGTTTAAAAGGAATCAGCCAAAGgccctttcttccctttctgcggCAAGCTGGGAACTACCCTTATTCTCCAGGAGAGCCGGCCTGAGGCTGTAATGTTATGCAAATAGCTGACACTTTCCCCTGCAGACTCTGGAGGTTGCTCAGGTGTGTGCCCACGGCAGGCAGCCCTGACCTCTGGGTAGGGAGAGGGTGAGTGTGCCTCCATCTATGTTTGTTCAAAGCCGAGCTCTGtgggcatcagagtctttccgcGATT is a window of Odocoileus virginianus isolate 20LAN1187 ecotype Illinois chromosome 23, Ovbor_1.2, whole genome shotgun sequence DNA encoding:
- the ARSA gene encoding arylsulfatase A isoform X3, encoding MEALWTLTLALAAGLAAASPPNILLIFADDLGYGDLGSYGHPSSTTPNLDQLAAGGLRFTDFYVPVSLCTPSRAALLTGRLPVRMGLYPGVLEPSSRGGLPLEEVTLAEVLAAQGYLTGIAGKWHLGVGPEGAFLPPHHGFHRFLGIPYSHDQGPCQNLTCFPPATPCDGTCDQGLVPVPLLANLSVEAQPPWLPGLEARYVAFARDLMTDAQRQGRPFFLYYASHHTHYPQFSGQSFPGHSGRGPFGDSLMELDAAVGALMTAVGDLGLLGETLVFFTADNGPETMRMSHGGCSGLLRCGKGTTFEGGVREPALAFWPGHIAPGVTHELASSLDLLPTLAALAGAPLPNITLDGVDLSPLLLGTGKALSTATPLRTLPATPLVL
- the ARSA gene encoding arylsulfatase A isoform X1, which translates into the protein MEALWTLTLALAAGLAAASPPNILLIFADDLGYGDLGSYGHPSSTTPNLDQLAAGGLRFTDFYVPVSLCTPSRAALLTGRLPVRMGLYPGVLEPSSRGGLPLEEVTLAEVLAAQGYLTGIAGKWHLGVGPEGAFLPPHHGFHRFLGIPYSHDQGPCQNLTCFPPATPCDGTCDQGLVPVPLLANLSVEAQPPWLPGLEARYVAFARDLMTDAQRQGRPFFLYYASHHTHYPQFSGQSFPGHSGRGPFGDSLMELDAAVGALMTAVGDLGLLGETLVFFTADNGPETMRMSHGGCSGLLRCGKGTTFEGGVREPALAFWPGHIAPGVTHELASSLDLLPTLAALAGAPLPNITLDGVDLSPLLLGTGKSPRHTLFFYSAYPDEVRGVYAVRSGKYKAHFFTQGSVHSDTTADPACHASSPLTAHEPPLLFDLSEDPGENYNLLGGVDEVAPEALQALKQLQLLKAQFDAAMTFGPSQMARGEDPALQVCCQPSCTPRPSCCHCPEFQP
- the ARSA gene encoding arylsulfatase A isoform X2, producing MGLYPGVLEPSSRGGLPLEEVTLAEVLAAQGYLTGIAGKWHLGVGPEGAFLPPHHGFHRFLGIPYSHDQGPCQNLTCFPPATPCDGTCDQGLVPVPLLANLSVEAQPPWLPGLEARYVAFARDLMTDAQRQGRPFFLYYASHHTHYPQFSGQSFPGHSGRGPFGDSLMELDAAVGALMTAVGDLGLLGETLVFFTADNGPETMRMSHGGCSGLLRCGKGTTFEGGVREPALAFWPGHIAPGVTHELASSLDLLPTLAALAGAPLPNITLDGVDLSPLLLGTGKSPRHTLFFYSAYPDEVRGVYAVRSGKYKAHFFTQGSVHSDTTADPACHASSPLTAHEPPLLFDLSEDPGENYNLLGGVDEVAPEALQALKQLQLLKAQFDAAMTFGPSQMARGEDPALQVCCQPSCTPRPSCCHCPEFQP